The Sphaerochaeta globosa str. Buddy region ACTTCACTATGGGTATTGGTCATCCGTAACCTCCCTCTTTCAAACATGGGTGTATAGCATCCGATAGGGTGTAGCAGAGTTTGCCTGCAGCACAAAGAAATGTGAATCAAGCAACTGCTGCTTGTCAAAGGAAAAAATCGTGCAATATTCATCGAGGAGACTGCTCAGAATCTCTTTGTCATCCGCTGTTGCATCCCGTGAGGCAACCTGTGGCGGCAAGCTCACCGGAAGTGTATCACAGCGCAGATACATTATTCCACCGTGCATGCCCGTCCCACAGAAATATCCCACCGGAGGTTTGCCCTCCTGATTGCGCCCGAGCACAATAATCGTTCCACCTGCCTGATACTCACCTAAAAAGCTTCCGGCTCGGTCGCCGATGATGAGAAGCGGCTGCTTCTGCTGGTATGCTTTCATATGAATGCCCGAGCGATAGCCCGAACTGTCTCGGATATAGATGCAGCCTCCGCGCATCGCATACCCCGTTCCGTCGCCGCACGATCCATGAATGATGATTTTCCCCTCATTCATGGTATCGCCGGTGGCATCCTGGCCGTTGCCGTGGACGGTAATGGTCCCCCCATCGAGGAAGCATCCAAGAGCGTTGCCTGCCGTTCCCTTGATGAACAGCTCCTTATCCGAAAGAGCAGAACCGATATAGCGCTGCCCTTGTACCTGTTCGAGGGTGATTTGGTCGTCCTCAATGGCCCTGATAGCTTTGTTCAGGGCTTCGTATTCCATAAAACCTGCCGTAAGGCTTGTCATACTGGACCTCCTAGGTGCTGTTGTCGGACAGTTTTTGCAAAGGCCATTAAGAGGGGTTCCTCGCAAATGAGGTCGAAATCGAGTGAATCGAGGTCGACTTGGTTTCGTAGTATGGATGTATAAATACCAGCACGATGGATTGCATCCCCTGAGAGAATGCAACCAACCAAGTGGTTGTCCTTGACGAATAGTCGCTTGTACCCATTCTTGCAGGCAATGAGGTGTGACTCTCCCTCATACCGGCCAACGGTTATGAGGTGGAGACCGCATAGCGAAAGGGAATTCATGGCAACGGCCTTGGTAAAGCTGGCCTCGCCTCCAGCCATGTTCGTTCCTGCAGTCTCTCCTTGCAAATAGGCATTGGGAAGCAATGCCAACACAGCTTTTTGCCCCCCTATCATCTCAGTGCCTTCAGTACAGTCTCCTGCGGCATACATATCAGGCTCGCTGGTCCTGCCTCCCTCGTCGATGAGTATGCCCCGATTGGTTTGTAGTCCTGCCTCTTTTGCAAGCTTTATGTTGGCCCGCACCCCGACCGCGATCACCAGCAAATCGAAGCCGATGGCATGGCCGCTCTCTAAGAGAGCCTCGTTGGCAGTACACTCACGAATGCTATCGCCCAAGTAGAACCGAAGGCCCTGGCTCTGGAGATGCTCACGCACCAAGAGCGAGCATTGTTCATCGAGTACACTTGGAAGGACACGACTTGCCATATCCACTACGCTTACCGAATGTACCTTGTCAAGAATGCCCTCGGCACACTTCAAGCCGATAAGGCCGGCTCCGAGAATGAGCACCCGGCTATCAGGCCTGAGGTGGGATTGCAGACGTTTTGCTTCATCAAGGGTGAGAAAGGTAAACCAGTTTTTCACTTCCCCCAAACCCTTGATCGGAGGAATGAAGGGGGAGGAACCGGTTGCCAAAAGCAGTTTGTCGTAGGCAATGCTCATTCCCGATTCCAAGGCAACCGTTTTCGACGCTTTGTCGATGCTTGCAGCACATGAACCCTGCAGTACCGTAACCTTGTTTTCCTCGTAAAAGGCTTGGTTGCGATAGGTCATACGGTTCTCGTCGGTTTTTCCTTGCAGAAGGTAGGATATGAGAGGTCTGCTGTAACAGAGGTGGTTTTCCTCCCCGATGACGGTGATCCGACTCTCGCGGTCGAGGGTTCTGATTGCCTCAATACAGGCTGTGCTGGCTATGGAGTTACCGATCATTACATAGTGCATATCAACGCTCCTCAAAGACGATGGCCTTGTTCGGGCACCCTTGGATGCAGGCCGGCTGCTCTTGGGAATTGGTGGTGCAGAGCTCGCACTTCTGCATGACTCCCTCGGTGCTGGGCATCAAGGCTCCGTAGGGGCACGCCATGATGCAGGAATAGCAGAGGACGCAGCGACTCTGGTCGATGACAATCACCCCGTCCTTGCTGGTAATAGCTCCTGCGATGCAACTCTTTACACAAAGCGGCTCGGTGCAATGGCGGCAGTTGACGGCAAAACTGATGGTTCCCTTCTGCTCGACGGTGATGCGCGACCTGATTTGTTTGTCCTTCAGCGCCTTGACCATGTCCTTGATACCCGAGTTGGCATAGGCACAGTAGTACTCGCACAGATGACAGCCGAGGCACCACATTTCATTGACATAGATGCGTTTCATGGTAAGTCCTCCTACTGTCCGGCATGTGAGATGCCCAGAATTTTCAATTCCGTCTCATTCAGCCCGATACCCCGAAGCATCAAGCGGTTTCCGCGCAACGCCTCGATGCTGTTTATCCCCATTCCTCCCATCATCTCCTTGATTTCATGGTTCCAGGCTGTGATGAGGTTGACCAAGTGCTGGCTGCCCACGTCAGGATTCAGACGTTTGACCAACTCGGGATTCTGGGTTGCGATACCCCAGTTGCACTTGCCGCTGTGGCAGGTTCGGCACAGGTGGCAACCCAGGGCAACCAAGGCACTGGTTGCAATGTAAACGGCATCGGCACCGAGGGCGATGGCTTTGATGACATCGCTGCTGCTGCGGATCGAACCACCGACAACCAGACTCACATTGCCTCTGATACCTTCCTGGCGAAGCCGTTGGTCGACGCTGGCCAATGCCAGTTCGATGGGAATACCCACATTGTCGCGGATACGCAGGGGAGCGGCTCCCGTGCCTCCACGGAACCCGTCGATGGCAATGATGTCTGCACCGCTTCTGGCAATACCGCTGGCGATGGCGGAAATGTTGTGTACCGCCGCTACCTTTACGATAATCGGTTTGGTATAACGGGTCGCCTCCTTGAGGGCATAGACAAGCTGCCTGAGGTCCTCGATGGAGTAGATGTCGTGGTGGGGGGCAGGGCTGATTGCATCAGCATAGAGGGGGATCATGCGTGTGGCAGAGATATCCTCCCCGATTTTCGATCCGGGCAAGTGGCCTCCGATACCCGGTTTCGCCCCTTGTCCCATTTTAATCTCGATGGCTGCACCAGCATTCAGGTAGTCGGGATGCACCCCGAATCGCCCGGAGGCAACCTGGACGATGGTATGCTTGCCATAGTGATAGAAGTCCTTGTGCAAGCCCCCCTCTCCGGTGTTGTAGAAGGTGCCAAGTTCGGAGGCGGCAATGGCCAGACTCTTGTGGGCATTGTACGAGATTGAGCCGTAGGACATGGCGCTGAACATGATCGGGATGTCCATTTTCAGTTGGCCGGTTGTATTGGTGATGATACGGCCCTCACTGTCCCTCTCAATTTTTGAGTTCTTCTTTCCCAAATAGGTCCGAGTTTCCATTGGCTCGCGAAGCGGGTCGATGGAAGGGTTTGTCACTTGGCTGGCATTGATCAGCATCTTGTCCCAATACACCGGATAATCCTTGGGAGTCCCCATGGATGCGAGCAGAACCCCGCCGGTTTGGGCTTGGCGGTAGATGTCCTCGATCACCTCGGTCTTCCAGTTGGCATTCTCCTTGAAGGTATGGTCGGTCTTCACAATCTTCAGGGCGCGGGTGGGGCACAACGAGACACAGCGATGACAGTTCACACACAGTGATTCATCGGCTGTCATGCGTCCCTTTTCTGCGTCGTAGTGATGTACCAGATTGGCACACTGCCGCTCGCAAACCCGACAGGTGATGCACCTGTCCTGGTTGCGGATAATCTCAAAGGGCGGATACAGGTAGTTGATACCCATGCTCTTCTCCTTCTTGTACGCTGTCCAAGGTGACGATGACCGCTTTTCCCCCACTGGGGTACCAAAGGCGGTCGGGATTGGGTTCTATGACCCGAATCGCTGCCTCTTCGCTGGCCAGATAGACCCGGCTGCCTTTTTCGGCGGCCACCAAGCTACGCAATTTAAGTCGGTCGTTGAGTGCCATCAGACCATTCTTAAACCCGAGGATAATCGAGAAGGGGCCGGTGATGAGCATGCTGGCAAAGGTATTGCGCAGGTATGTGTACTCCGCTCGCTCCTTCTCATCCTTGCGTTCGATCGTCGACCAGAAGGGGGCTGCCAGAACGTGGGAGACCTCCTCAAGGGTGAGGCCCATCCTGCGGTGCAGGTAATCGATCATGTAGGTGATGACTTCAGTATCGGTCTGAAGCGTACAGGCATAGCCGTACATCTCTATATAGCGGCGGTTTGCATCGTAGCTGGAAATCTCCCCATTATGGACCACGCTGTAGGACAGCAGGCTGAAGGGGTGGCTGCCACCCCACCAACCAGGAGTGTTGGTGGGGTAGCGGCCGTGAACGGTCCAGCTATATCCTTCGTATTCATCGAGCATGTAGAACTCACCCACATCCTCGGGATACCCTACGGCTTTGAAGACTCCCATGTCCTTGCCCGAACTGAATACATAAGCCCCCTCGATCTCGCGATTGATACGGATGACACACCGGGCGGTATATTCATCCTCGTCCAACTGGCTGAAGGAGAGCTTGGTTGGAAGCGCTGTAACAAAATATCGCCAGATGAGGGGGACATCGGTAATGGCAGGGTGCTTCTTGGTGGGAATCTTGGAGAGGTTGATCAAGTCGAAGTGTTCTTCCAGAAAATCCTCGCATGCCCGTTTTGCTTCACTGGAGTAATAGAAAATGTGCAAGGCGGTATAGTCCTTGTACTCAGGATAGATTCCGTAACCTGCAAATCCTCCTCCCAGTCCATTGCTTCTGTCGTGCATGACCGAAATGGAGGTGATGGCATCCCGCGCCGAGAAGCGCTTGCCGCTGCGGTCGATGATGCCGCTGATTGCGCATCCACTGGGAATGCGGACCTCTCCTTCCAAAGGCATTTGCTGATGATAGCCGTCCATGGTGTGTACTCCCCGGGCATGAAAAAAGGCGTCCACCATCGATAGCTTATCCATGAAGCTACCGTTGGTGGACGCCTTTGTCCCTGTGGTAATTTTGCTTAGTGTATCCAAGAAGAAAGACTTTGTCACGGGGGTGGGGAAAATTTATCTGATTGCCTGTTCTACGGCATCACCTCTTCGAAGCCCGCTTGCCAACAGGTAAGGCAAGGTCCTGCAATTTCCTTCCCAGTATATCGTCCTTGGCAATGAGCAGGATGTCATCCGCCATTCCGATGGCAAGCAAAACCTGTACATAGGCTCCCATCGAAACCGATGGGGATCCTTTCTCTCCTTGAAAATCTGCAGCGTCCCTAGTTGACAGTATTCGACCCTTGGGTGTACAAAGGACCATCAGCAAAGGCGCTGTAGTCCGTTATGGGCTACAGCGCCTTTCTCTTTTTCCAGCGAACACGCAGGAATTGGGTTGGTGGGCACCTCGTTTCTTGGCGGCCGAAAGGTGACAAGGCCAAGATCCGGGAGTGCCGAAAACCCGTGTATACCACCAGAGGGGGCAGTGTATGACAGAACGTGTTGATCAGTATTTCGGGTGTTCGGTATTCGGCGATAGAATGATGCGCGAATATCTCAATAAGGAAACCTACCGCGAGCTCAAGCAGACCATCCGCGAGGGCAAGGAACTCGATATTTCCATTGCCAACCAGGTTGCACATGCCATGAAGGAATGGGCCTTGAGTAAGGGTGTTACCCATTTCACCCATTGGTTCCAGCCCATGACCGGCATTACCGCTGAAAAACACGAGAGCTTCATTTCCCCTGCAAAAGACGGCTCCGCCCTGCTGGAGTTCTCCGGCAAGGAACTCATCAAGGGCGAACCCGACGCCTCCTCCTTTCCCTCCGGCGGACTCAGGGCAACCTTCGAAGCCCGAGGCTATACCGCATGGGATCCCTCAAGTTATGCATTCATAAAGGAAAATACACTGTGTATTCCCACTGCTTTCTGTTCGTACAGCGGTGAGGTATTGGATAAGAAGACCCCGCTTCTCCGCTCCATGGAGGTTATCAGCACACAGGCTTTGAGGATTCTCAAGCTCTTCGGCAAGACCGAGGTGAAGCGTGTAGTTACCACCGTCGGACCCGAGCAGGAGTATTTCCTCATCGACAAGAGCTTGTATCTCAAGCGCAAGGACTTGATCCATACCGGACGAACCCTTCTGGGAGCAAGACCGCCCAAAGGTCAGGAGCTGGAGGACCACTACTTCGGCAACCTCAAGAGTAGGGTATCTTCCTTCATGCGTGAGCTGGATGAGGAGCTGTGGAAGCTGGGAATCCTGGCAAAGACCGAGCATAACGAGGTCGCTCCCAGCCAGCACGAGCTTGCCCCCATTTTCACCACCAGCAACCTGGCTGTCGACCACAACCAGCTGACCATGGAGATGATGAAAAAGATTGCAGACAAGCATGGCCTGGTTTGTCTGTTGCATGAAAAGCCGTTTGCCGGTGTGAACGGGTCGGGCAAACACAACAACTGGTCCATCTCAACCGATGCAGGAGTGAACCTGCTTGAGCCTGGTGATAATCCGAAGGACAACGCCCAGTTCCTGCTCTTCCTGGTTGCAGTCATTGCTGCCGTGGATGAGTATCAGGATCTCTTGAGGGTTTCGGTTGCCAGTGCCGGCAACGACCATCGCCTGGGGGCGAACGAAGCTCCTCCGGCCATAGTTTCCATGTTCCTTGGTGAAGAGCTGACCAACATCCTCGACTCGCTTGCGGACGGAACGGATTGTCCTTGCAAGGCTCCCTCTTCGATGCTGTTGGGTGTGAACCTGCTTCCTCCGCTTCCCAAGGACAGCACCGACCGGAACAGAACCAGCCCGTTTGCTTTCACCGGCAACAAGTTTGAGTTCAGAATGCTTGGTTCCTCCTTCTCCGTCAGTGGTCCGAACTTCGTATTGAACACCATTATTGCCGATAAGCTCTCCCAGTTTGCTGATTCGCTGGAAATGGAAAACGACTTTTCCTGCGCCCTCTCAAAGCTGGTCAAGGAGACCTATCAGAAGCACCGAAGAATTGTGTTCAACGGGAACAACTATGCCCAGGCTTGGGTGGAGGAAGCCCACAGGCGGGGTTTGTCGAATCTGAAGTCCACCGTCGATGCGCTTCCGGCCTTCATTTCCAAAAAGAGCATCGACCTCTTTTCAAAGTTCAATGTCCTTAGCGAAACAGAAATCCACAGCCGCTATGAGATTGTTTTGGAGAATTACTGCAAGACGATCAACATCGAAGCCCTCACCATGACTGATATGATTCGTAAGCAGATTCTTCCCGCCATCAGCGCCTTCAGCGGAGAACTTGCCC contains the following coding sequences:
- a CDS encoding glutamate synthase, whose product is MTSLTAGFMEYEALNKAIRAIEDDQITLEQVQGQRYIGSALSDKELFIKGTAGNALGCFLDGGTITVHGNGQDATGDTMNEGKIIIHGSCGDGTGYAMRGGCIYIRDSSGYRSGIHMKAYQQKQPLLIIGDRAGSFLGEYQAGGTIIVLGRNQEGKPPVGYFCGTGMHGGIMYLRCDTLPVSLPPQVASRDATADDKEILSSLLDEYCTIFSFDKQQLLDSHFFVLQANSATPYRMLYTHV
- a CDS encoding NAD(P)/FAD-dependent oxidoreductase, coding for MHYVMIGNSIASTACIEAIRTLDRESRITVIGEENHLCYSRPLISYLLQGKTDENRMTYRNQAFYEENKVTVLQGSCAASIDKASKTVALESGMSIAYDKLLLATGSSPFIPPIKGLGEVKNWFTFLTLDEAKRLQSHLRPDSRVLILGAGLIGLKCAEGILDKVHSVSVVDMASRVLPSVLDEQCSLLVREHLQSQGLRFYLGDSIRECTANEALLESGHAIGFDLLVIAVGVRANIKLAKEAGLQTNRGILIDEGGRTSEPDMYAAGDCTEGTEMIGGQKAVLALLPNAYLQGETAGTNMAGGEASFTKAVAMNSLSLCGLHLITVGRYEGESHLIACKNGYKRLFVKDNHLVGCILSGDAIHRAGIYTSILRNQVDLDSLDFDLICEEPLLMAFAKTVRQQHLGGPV
- a CDS encoding glutamine synthetase III, which codes for MTERVDQYFGCSVFGDRMMREYLNKETYRELKQTIREGKELDISIANQVAHAMKEWALSKGVTHFTHWFQPMTGITAEKHESFISPAKDGSALLEFSGKELIKGEPDASSFPSGGLRATFEARGYTAWDPSSYAFIKENTLCIPTAFCSYSGEVLDKKTPLLRSMEVISTQALRILKLFGKTEVKRVVTTVGPEQEYFLIDKSLYLKRKDLIHTGRTLLGARPPKGQELEDHYFGNLKSRVSSFMRELDEELWKLGILAKTEHNEVAPSQHELAPIFTTSNLAVDHNQLTMEMMKKIADKHGLVCLLHEKPFAGVNGSGKHNNWSISTDAGVNLLEPGDNPKDNAQFLLFLVAVIAAVDEYQDLLRVSVASAGNDHRLGANEAPPAIVSMFLGEELTNILDSLADGTDCPCKAPSSMLLGVNLLPPLPKDSTDRNRTSPFAFTGNKFEFRMLGSSFSVSGPNFVLNTIIADKLSQFADSLEMENDFSCALSKLVKETYQKHRRIVFNGNNYAQAWVEEAHRRGLSNLKSTVDALPAFISKKSIDLFSKFNVLSETEIHSRYEIVLENYCKTINIEALTMTDMIRKQILPAISAFSGELARSAQDKLALVPALSLSYEKNTVTELSRLTDSLASAVAELERKVVDARMPGEVLQVSRYYHDQVLPAMAEVRSISDTAELLMGEQYYPIPTYEHLLYSV
- a CDS encoding glutamate synthase-related protein → MGINYLYPPFEIIRNQDRCITCRVCERQCANLVHHYDAEKGRMTADESLCVNCHRCVSLCPTRALKIVKTDHTFKENANWKTEVIEDIYRQAQTGGVLLASMGTPKDYPVYWDKMLINASQVTNPSIDPLREPMETRTYLGKKNSKIERDSEGRIITNTTGQLKMDIPIMFSAMSYGSISYNAHKSLAIAASELGTFYNTGEGGLHKDFYHYGKHTIVQVASGRFGVHPDYLNAGAAIEIKMGQGAKPGIGGHLPGSKIGEDISATRMIPLYADAISPAPHHDIYSIEDLRQLVYALKEATRYTKPIIVKVAAVHNISAIASGIARSGADIIAIDGFRGGTGAAPLRIRDNVGIPIELALASVDQRLRQEGIRGNVSLVVGGSIRSSSDVIKAIALGADAVYIATSALVALGCHLCRTCHSGKCNWGIATQNPELVKRLNPDVGSQHLVNLITAWNHEIKEMMGGMGINSIEALRGNRLMLRGIGLNETELKILGISHAGQ
- a CDS encoding class II glutamine amidotransferase, translated to MDKLSMVDAFFHARGVHTMDGYHQQMPLEGEVRIPSGCAISGIIDRSGKRFSARDAITSISVMHDRSNGLGGGFAGYGIYPEYKDYTALHIFYYSSEAKRACEDFLEEHFDLINLSKIPTKKHPAITDVPLIWRYFVTALPTKLSFSQLDEDEYTARCVIRINREIEGAYVFSSGKDMGVFKAVGYPEDVGEFYMLDEYEGYSWTVHGRYPTNTPGWWGGSHPFSLLSYSVVHNGEISSYDANRRYIEMYGYACTLQTDTEVITYMIDYLHRRMGLTLEEVSHVLAAPFWSTIERKDEKERAEYTYLRNTFASMLITGPFSIILGFKNGLMALNDRLKLRSLVAAEKGSRVYLASEEAAIRVIEPNPDRLWYPSGGKAVIVTLDSVQEGEEHGYQLPVSAL
- a CDS encoding 4Fe-4S dicluster domain-containing protein, whose translation is MKRIYVNEMWCLGCHLCEYYCAYANSGIKDMVKALKDKQIRSRITVEQKGTISFAVNCRHCTEPLCVKSCIAGAITSKDGVIVIDQSRCVLCYSCIMACPYGALMPSTEGVMQKCELCTTNSQEQPACIQGCPNKAIVFEER